TGTATGGGCCTGGCCCAGGAATGCTCCCTGGCCCCCGCTCGCTCCCTTATTTTTTTATCTCCCCTTTTTCTAACATCAAAGTATTCTTTATTACAAGGTGATCATTGTATTATCTTTTATAAGAGCATCAACAATCTCTACGGGTGGACCTTCCATCCACCCCGCACACACCTTACTCCTAGCTAGTTTGGCTAAATCATGTGAAGCACAATTTCTCTCCTATTTTGCCACTGTATGTACTGTTGTTTTAGAAGAAAAAGATCTGGTTTGCGACAGCACGCACTGCTGTTTCCAGAAAAAACGGTCGGTTTTAAGTTCAtgaaattaaaaaaagttcatgaatttgcaaaaaaatataaatttggaagttcatgagtttgaaaaaacttcttggattttgaaaaaaaaaggtctgtgaatttggaaaaggttcatcgattttgagaaacCAGACTGGAAGCTTCGCAAGACCAGTCTGAAAGCTTTCCAAAACCAAGGATGAACTGCTCCTCGAGACCTCTTAATGGATCGGCCGATAGAACATCGATGGAGGAAGAGGGTGTGCGCCGGGTTCGGGAACACCGTTAACGGggattatttaaaaaatattattatTTTAAAAATTTCGGAAAATGTGTGCCCTAATTTGAAAATTTTAGAAGTATGACCCGTCGGCCTCACTAAAGCCGAAAAGGCACTCTTCGGTCTAGCTTAGGCCAAAGATTAGTCTTCAGTCTTGCTTAGGCCGAAGAGTGGCAAAAGTGGGCCGAAGAGCTCCTCAGTTTTCGTTGGGCCGAAGTTGCATGGCCGTCGGTCGAAACCAAGCCGAAGTGCACTCTTCCGCTTTCCTGTGACCAAAgagtcctttttcttttcttttcttcgtcCACCCGGTTGTCTTTCCACCCTTAACCAATTTAGCATTCCCGCTCTTTTTTCTAATACTTTTCTTATTTTAAATATTTAGTTTGCTCATTCGTAGTAATATTATTCTTGCGTCACATCACATtgtttcttctctctccatttgaATAATATTATTTTAATGTACAATGACATTTTTTAATATGGGTTGAACATTTTCTTCATAAACTATGAATATTTTTTAGTACACGATGAGCATATTTGGAAGACATGATTAAAATTTCTGAAATACACAATAATGTTTTctaaatacatgttgaacattttcttaaCACGATGAACATTTTCAAGTTACAAGATTAATTATCAAATATAAGATGATCATTcatatttattttctcttcttcttttatcCTTGCTACTTATATGGTTTTCGGCCTCATTTTCCTCATAAATGGGGTCAACTTGTTCAGATTTTCGATCTGATTTCCCTTACATGAATATTTGTTTTATAAGATGCAAACATTTACATGTTTATTTTTTAAAATAGGAAAGTAAATAtgtaaaaaatacaaaaaaattagcaaactagattataaaaatatgaaaaatattttaaaaacaGCGAGAACCCTACATTGTTAAGGCCAGGAAGACAACCGGGTGGacggagaaagaaagaaaaaaggactCTTCAGTCACGGAAAAGCCAAAGAGTGCTCTTCGGCCTGGTTTAGGTCGACGGCCATGGCCTAGCAAAAACCGAAGAGCTCTTCAGCCAAGTTCTGCCACTCTTGGGCTAACCGAGACCAAAGAGTGCCTTTTCGGCCTAAGCGAGACCGAAGAGTGCCTTTTCGGCTTTAgtgaggccgacggggtcatacttttaaattttttgaattaatTAGGGCACACATTTTCCGAATTTGTTAAAATAATAGCAATACTTAAAAAAAAATCCCCGGCACAGGAGACGCCAAATAGGATTCAGCCTCGTTCTCTCGGGTCTCTTTTCTAGCGTGAATGCTTTTGTTCGCTCGAACGAAACGTTCCCCAGATCCAGGGGGTCCTGGGATGGAACATCAGGGTAGATAATTTTGGAAATCTTAGTACAAAAATTCACAGAAGCCACGACCAATTTGGTCCTGATGAAACCCAGGTGACTGCAAAGCTGAGATGCAGCTCGCCCATATCAATCTAGACGCTCAGCGCACAATCGGACGGCTGCCAAACCTCTTGGTACATTCGTTCACCTAATGTTTCTTTTTTTTTGACATAAGGAGAATGGTTTACATACATAATGACTGGAAGCTTCAATCagtcttgcctgcaatgttcttaAGAGAATCTGTGTATTCAATTATTTGCTATTTCTACAACATTGGTTCAAATGGCATTATCAAAATTTCATCAGTAAACATTCGCCTGACCGGCTGACCATGGAAAAGTGCAAGGAAAAAAGAGTAAGAAACTCTACACAAGACCTAGCTTCTATTAAACTTGCCTTGTGCCAACTATGGTCAACGGTCACTGCAGGAACAAGGGAAAAGGAAACATTTCATGGCTGCATCCTTCATCCCATGCCAAATGTAATGAAGAATAATTTGTTCTCGCCAGAATAACTTCAGGTCAGAGTACTGTCCATCGTTCTTTGACCATGTTTACATGTGAGCAATCAAAGTGGCATGAGTCTGGAGATTAACTGACCAAACATGGCCTACATTTGTTGGATCACAAGCTGAAGAATTTTGACTCAAGAACTAGATGATCAGGTTCATATTAACCTAAGAtaaaccaaaccagcgccgtcaCATCTACATCCACACCCCCTCAGCATAAAACACAGCAGGATATAAAGTATTACGCCCTAGAACATTTCACACATAACTTGATACGATTCAAGAAGAGGaaaagcagcagcaacaacagagaGAAAAGATGAAAACAAGGACTACGCCCACATCAATATCTCTAAAGACTTTGTACATACCTGTTCCATTCATGATCGTGCTGCTTCTAAACTTTTACTGGTCCCTTCAGTAAAAGAAGATCCTTCTTAGTCTGCTAAATTCCACAATATTGTCAGCTATGGATTCATAAAGACTGATGCGCCTAATGATTGGATTTGTTCTTATTTCTGCTGCAAGGCATATGCGTTCAAAGTAAAAGCTAAAAAATACTGTAATAAAAGCAAAAGCCTAAAAGTTCCATATCCGTGTTTCATGGTAGTTTACTGCACTGGTATGCGGAGACTTGGCTTCAGTTATTTGATATTTCTACAACAATGGCTCAAATGGCATTATCAAAATTTCATTAGGAGACATTGGCCTGACCGACTGACCATGAAAAATTTAAGAAAAAGGAGTAAGAAACTCTACACAAGACTTGGCTTCTAGTATTAAACTTGCCTTGTGCCAATTAAGGTCAACTTGTCGGTGCGGGAAAAGGGCAAAAGAAACTCTCATGGCTGCATCCTTCATCATATGCAAGGTGCATGACCAATATTTTGTAGGTGCTAAGTGAGATGCAGCTCGTCCGCCTCAATCTGGACGCTCACCACACAAATCTCCTAGTATACCTGACAACTCTTTAACATGGGAGAATGGTTTACCAGGAAGGGCAGTATCGCGGCCTGTCGGTGTTGCAGCATTTGATCTCAGCCAAATTTTCTCACTGTTTTTCAACTGCAATTGCACACATAACCAAATAAGATTCAGGGAAGAGGAGAAGCAACACCTAAAGGAAGATCCCAAAAAAAAGGGAAGATCCTCTGTTCTGTTCTGCTATGTTGACGGTCGTGTCACTTGTAAGCATTTACTGATCCCTTATAGAATGAAAAATCCATACTAGTCTGCTCAATACAATTAAATCGCCACCCTTTGTCTACCATGAAATTGCCATGCTCGTGGACTACATTTTGTGGCAAGGTTGGATTCGGCTTTTGTATTTCCTCGGGTCAATAAGTAAAAAAAAGCTATAAAAACCGTAAAAAGGGAAAGGCGAAAGAACTATCATTCAGGTTCCACACATCTCTGTGTCATGGTAGTTTACTGCACTGATACTATGGATAAGCGATTAAATTTGTCCAGCAAAGTACACAACTACAACAAAAAACAGTCTGTGTATTCAGTTATTTGCTACTTCTACAATAATGGCTAAAATGGTGTTATGGTAAAAAAAAATCATCAGGAGACATTGGCCCGACCGGCTGACCATAAGGTGCACGAGAATAAAAAGAAACTCTACGACAAGACTTGGCTTCTGTTAAGCCTGCCTTGTATTGTACCAAGCCCGGTCAACTGCCAGTGCAGGAAGAAGGCAAAGGAAAAGacctcttggccgcacccttcaTCCTATGCAAAATGTATGAACAATAGTTTGTTCTCACCAGAATAACTACAGGTCCCCATAAAAAAATAACTACTGGTCAGACCACTGTCGGTTGTTCTTTGACCAAGTCCAAGTGATATGAGTCTGTAGATCCACTGACCAAGCATGGCCTACATTGGATCACCAAGCTGAAGACTCGTGATCAAAGAACTAGATGATCAGGTTCATATTGTCTAAGGATAAATCAACCAGTGCCATCACATTGACATCAACACACCGTCAGCATAAAACACAGCAGGATCTAGAAGATTACACCCTAGAATATTTACAATTCAAAGAGGAAAAaaggcagcaacaacaacagtGAGGAAAGATGAAACGAGGACTACACTACATCAATGTCTCTGAAGACTTTGTACATACCTGTTTTGAATGATCGTGTTGCTTCCAAACTTTTACCAATCCCTTCAGTAAAAGAAGATCCTTCTTAGTCTGCTAAATTCCATAATATTATCATCTATGGTCACCATCAAATTGCCATATCCGTGAATTCCATTTTTGCTAAAACTGTCATGTGATCAAGTTTACAGTTTTGATATTTCTAAGCACCATTGCTTTTTCCAACTCTAGGTCAATTTTGTGGCCACGGATTTATACAGATTGATGAGCCACATGATTGGATTTGTCTCGCTTATTTCAGCAGCAATGTGGGCATTCAGCTAGTCAATAAGTTAATACTAAAAGCTAGTCAATAAGTTATTTGCTTTAGTTGACATAGTGAGTGGAACCAcaaattttataaaaaaaaatgttcatgaactgCGAAAAATGTTCAATTTAAAAAAAACATGAATTTTACCAAAGAAATAATCTTTTTTGAGGAAAATATTCATGACTTTAGAAGATTGTTCATTACACTTAAAAAGGCTCATGAGTTTTAAAAATGTTCCCGGATTTAGGGAATGGTCATGTATTGAAACAATATTCGTGTATTAAAAAAAGGGGGGAAAAGGAACCAGAAATataaaaagaaaagcaaaaaatggaaaaataaaaaactgaaagaaaaataagaaacgcaggaaaaactgaagaaaaactagCCAAAACcatgaaaataaataataaaagaaTAACACAGTTAGAAATAGGCCGGCCTCGTGCTTGTCTTCCCCTGTGTGTCAACTGACTATATGTCGCAGAGAGCGACATATAGGATTTAGCGCAAAAGGTCAAGTCAGGTGGTCTGACAGGCAGGCCTGATTTGTCGAGGTACCCTCAACATGGCCTCCGTTGCCCAGTACCAGTAGCCTAAAGTGCTGCAACATTTTATTTCATTTTCGGCAAATGCTACAACATGTTGTATGTTAAAATAAGAGAGAAGCCCAAAGTACTCTCTAATGATCACTGGAGTTTAAGAACATACAGGAGACTAATATTAGCATTAGTGGAGATGCAACGTTCAGCTAGTCAATAAGTAAAAGCTCAAAAGCTGTAAAAAACGGAAAGGCTAAAAGGGCTGCATTCAGGTTCCATATCATTGTGTCATGGTAGTTTACTGTACTGGTATTATGGGCCACTATCTCAATTTGTACAGCAAACTGACAAAACTACAGAGAATCCGTGTATTCAATTATTTGCTATTTCTACAACAATGGTTCAAAATGGCACCATCAAATTTCATCAGTAAACATTCGCCTGGCTGTCTGACCATAAGAAAGTGTAAGAAAAAAGAGTAAGAAACTCTACACAAGACTTGGCTTCTCTTAAACTTGCCTTGTGCCAGTTACGGTCAACTGCCAGTGCAGGAAAAAGGCAAAGGAAAGATCTCATGGTAGCATCCTTCATCCTACGCAAAATGTAAGTTCAACAAATTGTTCTCACCAGAATAAGTACAGGCCAGCCCTTCAGCTCTGTTAATTTGTCACAGCATTACCCAAACTTGTAATTTGCCAAGCAATATGAACTCCAGCAGGAATGCAGCAATGTGTTCCTCTTGGTAAACATCTCAAGAGCTCAATCTTATTATCCTCCCAGGCAGAAGGACCATCCTGAGTTTCTTGTATGGACCGTGGAGCGTCACTTGTACACATCTGTATATGCAAAGTATCATCTCAAATATTTCTGATTCAAGAGAATCTTAAACAGCTTCACACAGATACGCCTGAGGATACACTTCTTGCAACCCTGTGTCTTACATGTGGGGTCACAGCATAGCCTACTGTTCCAGCTAGCTGCCTCCTGCCTGCCTGCTCAAAACCCATGCAGCTCGGAAATGGTCTGTGAGTGAAGACTGCACTATTTTATCCCGGGTTCAGTTTGCACATCTTCTCTGCTTGTAAACTGCAGCTTTGAAACCAAGTCATCCAGGATAACATATATTTCCTGATTCTCAGGTTGCCTCTCCCTAATTTTAAATTCACTTGCGATCTCATTTAGATCCACCAGACGGTGTCCAGGACTGAACCTCCCATCGCTTTCCTTTATGATAGCCTTCACCCTGTGAGCATCTTCCCATCTTCCCGCCGAAGCATATACACTGCACAACAGAGCATAGTGAGCACAGTTGCTTGGTTCCAGCTCGATCAACCTGAGGGCTATACGTTCCCCAAGTTTCCATTCCCCTCTGAATCGGCACAACCCAAGCAAACCACCCAATGCACGTGCCTTCAGCTCCTCTGGCACGCTCTTCAAGAGGCTCTCTGCTTCTTCCAGAAGGCCAACACTCCCATACAGATTCGCCATGCACCAATAGTGTGCAAATGTTGGCCTGAGACTGTACGTCGTGGTCATCTGGTTGAAATATACCTTCCCAGCATCCAGGAGACCTAAACGGGTACACGCGCAGAGTACACCAATGAAAGTGACTTCATCTGGTCGCAGAACCCATTGGTTATCTGAACCATTCTTCCCTGAAAGCAAGCACTAGATATATCAAACTTGAAAACACATGGAGCCTAACAGAAGTACAAGCATATACAAGCCAATGTACTCACCTCGTCCAATCATCTCATGGAACAGCTGAAGCCCGTCAGCAGGTTCGCCATACACGCAATGCCCGATGATCATTGCATTCCAGCAAACAACATTCCGGACATTGAGCCGATCAAACACCTTCCTCGCAGCCGCCACCCTCCGGCACTTGCCATACATATCAACCAGCGAAGTCCAAAACAAGAGGTTATCCTCCTCGAAGCGGCGCAAGTATGCACAATGCACCTCCCTGCCAGACCCCAGCCTCCCCAGCCTGGCGCACGCGGTGGCCGCCCCGACCATGGTCGTCGCGGTGCCCCTGACCCCGACCCCCGCCATCCACCGCACCACCTCCAGCGCCTGCTCGGGCCGCTTCGCCTTCACATACCCATTGATCATGACGTTCCAGGACACCACGTTCCTGAGGAGCATTCCGTCGAACAGCTGGCGTGCGGCATCAATGCCACCGCCCAGGGAAGCAGCGTGGGCCGTCATCATGGTGTTGTGGGACGCGATGTCCCTGaagggcatttcgtcgaacaggtggCGCGCGGAGGGGAGGCTGCCGGCGGCGCCGTAGAAATGGAGGAGCGCgttggcggcgtggggcggcggcgcgaaGAGCAGGCCGCGTCGGAGCAGCTGCGCGTGGAGCGCGAGCGCGGCGGGGAGGTGGCTGCGCGGGGAGCGCGCGGAGGCGGCCACGGAGAGCAGCGGCGGGAAGGCGAAGGCGTCGGGGAAGCCGGAGGGGGCGTGGGCGCGGAGGAGGTGGGCGAAGAGGGAGAGCAGCGCGGAGAAGGGCACGCGCGGGGCGACGGCGCGGAGGGCGGCCGAGAGGGAGAAGAGCGGGAGCGGCGGGGGCaggtggcggaggaggaggcgcacgaggtgggtggcggaggtggcggtggtggtggaggcggcggcggcggagaggaggaggcccgagGGGACGGGGTGGCcgaggaggaggccgcggcggaggaggaaggcgtGCGCGCGGAGCACGGCGCCGCGGGAGcggaggccgcggcggaggaaggcgtggaggtcgtcggcggcgggggcgggggaggCCGAGGTGGAGGTGGCCGCCATTACGGGGGGAGACGGGgacgacctcggggcggcggcgccaTGCGGGGGGGTCGGACGGGCCAGACTCGGCGGCTGGTTTGGTTTACGGCCTGCTGGGCTCGGGCTGCTGGCGCTGACGGGCGGGGCCCACTTGCAGGCCGGGGTTTTGGATCTGCCGCTTCAGTTGAGATCTGAGCGTACGCGGAGGATCACACTGAACGGATGAGTAGATCAATTCACCATCTAGAAAAAAAGAAAGTATACTTTTCCCCCTCAAATCTGCCTCGATGGATCAAATTCGTCCTGAACTCTAAAACCGGATCAATCACCCCCTGAGCTTTGCAAAACCGGATAAATGTCACCCCGGAGCGGTTTTGAAAGGAATTGAAGGTGGTTTTCTTACCAATGATCGTTAATGATGCTGACTGGGCAGCGGCAAGGAACGGTTTGGGGTTAAATTTCCCCATTTTCTCGACCTTCTTTTTTGCCTCTGTTCGCCGGCCGCCGGCGTCAAATTCCTAACCACCGTTGCTACCCCGACCGCCCTGACTTCGCCTACAAGCTCCCGGTGAGCGGGCGCCCCTCTTACCTTCTTCCCCGTCCGATTCCCTCACTCATAGCGTCGCCCACTCGGGCTCGAGATCGGCCGTGCCCGCGCCCGCCCAGCCACACCGCGCACCTAGCCTGCTCGTACGGTGCCGGGCGGAAAGGAACTAGGATGACTACACACTGAACAAGTGGGGCTTTGCAAGTAGTAATAGCACTTGGAATTGGTTGGGATCAAAATCGCATGACGAAAATTACGTGAATCCTAGACGCCTCACATGAACAACAAAATTGACATGGAAGCAAAGACCGGATTAATAGAACAAAATCGCATGATGCAAGTAGCGGCCTGAAGCACGACCGGGGTGGGCGCCGTACGAGTTCCTCCCGGCAGTGTGCGACCTCTGCCGCCGCTGTCGTGCGCGAGAAGATTTACAAGGAGGCTGTCGGCGACAAGATGCAGCTAAACGGCAGCAGTGACGATAACGGCGACATCTGCATCGGCGAGATCACAAGGCACATATCATCTTTCATCAGATTGGCccccgtagaaatctatatatagacatgaatattctcaatatgaaaatcactcaaatatatagaatacatacaaatgtacttgtaccaaagtgctgatacaatatattgtgatatacaatatatgatgacaacaatacttATGTTCTTATTAGAACATCGTAAATGGACATAAATTATGTTGACCACTCAGAAGATTGAGAGACTAAACAATGTCTTCAAACATGTTAGTTGAGTCATATTCAACCACACGTTCTCCGTGTCCATAGGAACCCGTCATCACTGGTGATGTCGGGTTGAAGGTTGAAGTGATCTTCAAACCTTTGCCCTTGAGTTCATTGTGTCCCAAGAATTGCTGATACAGAATATCCAGCCCAGTCAGCATCCTTAATAAGAAAACCACCTTCAATTCTTTCCAAAACCGCTCAGGGGTGAAATTTATCCGGTTTTACAAAGTTCAGGGGGTGATTTATCCGGTTTTGGAGTTCAGGGGGGATTTGATCCATTGAGACAGATTTGAGGGGGAAAAGTATACTTTCTTCTCTAGAAAAATAGTGTTGATTAATTTGGATTCCACTTCCAGGGAAGTCAAAATGACGAAAT
This DNA window, taken from Triticum aestivum cultivar Chinese Spring chromosome 1D, IWGSC CS RefSeq v2.1, whole genome shotgun sequence, encodes the following:
- the LOC123179884 gene encoding pentatricopeptide repeat-containing protein At3g51320 yields the protein MAATSTSASPAPAADDLHAFLRRGLRSRGAVLRAHAFLLRRGLLLGHPVPSGLLLSAAAASTTTATSATHLVRLLLRHLPPPLPLFSLSAALRAVAPRVPFSALLSLFAHLLRAHAPSGFPDAFAFPPLLSVAASARSPRSHLPAALALHAQLLRRGLLFAPPPHAANALLHFYGAAGSLPSARHLFDEMPFRDIASHNTMMTAHAASLGGGIDAARQLFDGMLLRNVVSWNVMINGYVKAKRPEQALEVVRWMAGVGVRGTATTMVGAATACARLGRLGSGREVHCAYLRRFEEDNLLFWTSLVDMYGKCRRVAAARKVFDRLNVRNVVCWNAMIIGHCVYGEPADGLQLFHEMIGRGKNGSDNQWVLRPDEVTFIGVLCACTRLGLLDAGKVYFNQMTTTYSLRPTFAHYWCMANLYGSVGLLEEAESLLKSVPEELKARALGGLLGLCRFRGEWKLGERIALRLIELEPSNCAHYALLCSVYASAGRWEDAHRVKAIIKESDGRFSPGHRLVDLNEIASEFKIRERQPENQEIYVILDDLVSKLQFTSREDVQTEPGIK